From Shewanella yunxiaonensis, the proteins below share one genomic window:
- the pnp gene encoding polyribonucleotide nucleotidyltransferase — MNPIVKSFKYGQHTVSLETGVIARQADGAVLASMGDTTVLVTVVGKKESDPSRDFFPLTVNYQEKTYAAGKIPGGFFKREGRPSEDETLIARLIDRPIRPLFPDGFTNEVQVIITVVSVDPQIDPDIISMIGTSAALAISGIPFNGPLGSARVGYINGEYVLNPSVADLDNSELDLVVAGTKNAVLMVESEAKILPEEVMLGAVVYGHEQQQVVIDAIAEFQKEAGKPRWDWTAPVKNESLADKVKAIAEADFTEAYQITAKQERYQAVADIKKAAVEKLLAEDPQLDATEIDNLLGSLEKRVVRSRILKGLPRIDGREPDMVRALSVMAGVLPRTHGSALFTRGETQALVTCTLGTERDAQKVDSLLGERTKRFMLHYNFPPFSVGETGLVGSPKRREIGHGKLAWRGVNAVMPSEAEFPYSVRVVSEITESNGSSSMASVCGSSLALMDAGVPIKTSVAGIAMGLVKEGDDFVVLSDILGDEDHLGDMDFKVAGTRDGVTALQMDIKIEGITKEIMEIALQQAYGARVHILNVMDQAINKARPDISDHAPRITTIKINPEKIREVIGKGGATIRALTEETGTTIELEDDGTVKIASTNADATKEAIRRIEEITSEVEVGRIYKGKVIRIVDFGAFVNILPGKDGLVHISQIAEERVANVSDYLQLNQEVTVKVMEVDRQGRVRLSIKEAQQAAAADSAE; from the coding sequence GTGAATCCAATAGTAAAAAGTTTTAAATATGGTCAACATACAGTCTCTCTGGAAACAGGCGTAATCGCTCGTCAGGCCGATGGTGCCGTTCTGGCTAGCATGGGCGATACCACCGTTCTGGTAACCGTAGTCGGTAAGAAAGAATCAGACCCAAGCCGTGACTTCTTTCCTCTTACTGTCAACTATCAGGAAAAAACTTATGCTGCCGGTAAAATCCCTGGCGGCTTCTTCAAGCGTGAAGGTCGTCCTTCTGAAGATGAAACCCTGATTGCCCGTCTGATTGACCGTCCTATCCGTCCACTGTTCCCTGATGGTTTCACTAATGAAGTGCAGGTCATCATCACAGTGGTTTCTGTCGATCCGCAGATTGATCCAGATATCATCTCTATGATTGGTACTTCTGCTGCATTGGCGATTTCCGGTATTCCATTCAATGGTCCTCTGGGCTCTGCTCGTGTGGGTTACATTAATGGTGAATACGTACTGAACCCAAGCGTTGCTGATTTGGATAACAGCGAACTGGATTTGGTGGTTGCCGGGACCAAAAATGCAGTATTGATGGTGGAATCTGAAGCGAAGATCCTGCCGGAAGAAGTGATGCTGGGGGCAGTTGTTTATGGTCATGAACAGCAGCAGGTAGTTATCGACGCGATTGCTGAATTCCAGAAGGAAGCCGGTAAGCCACGTTGGGACTGGACTGCACCAGTGAAGAATGAATCACTGGCTGATAAGGTCAAAGCCATTGCTGAAGCGGACTTTACTGAAGCCTACCAGATCACTGCTAAGCAGGAACGTTATCAAGCTGTTGCTGACATCAAGAAAGCCGCTGTAGAAAAACTGTTGGCGGAAGATCCGCAGTTAGATGCCACAGAAATTGATAATCTGTTGGGTAGCCTGGAAAAACGCGTTGTACGTAGCCGTATTTTGAAAGGGTTGCCACGCATAGACGGTCGTGAACCAGATATGGTACGTGCCCTGAGTGTTATGGCTGGCGTTCTGCCTCGTACTCACGGTAGCGCGTTGTTTACTCGTGGTGAAACTCAGGCGCTGGTCACTTGTACTCTCGGTACTGAACGTGATGCTCAGAAAGTGGATTCTCTGCTGGGTGAGCGTACTAAACGTTTCATGCTGCACTACAACTTCCCACCATTCTCTGTGGGTGAAACCGGTCTGGTTGGCTCACCAAAACGCCGCGAAATCGGTCATGGTAAGTTGGCTTGGCGTGGTGTCAATGCAGTGATGCCATCAGAAGCTGAATTCCCATACAGTGTTCGTGTGGTATCTGAAATTACCGAATCAAACGGTTCCAGCTCTATGGCCTCTGTCTGTGGTAGTTCTCTGGCGCTGATGGATGCGGGTGTACCAATCAAAACTTCTGTTGCCGGTATCGCTATGGGCTTGGTAAAAGAAGGTGATGACTTTGTGGTACTGTCTGACATTCTGGGTGATGAAGATCATCTGGGCGACATGGACTTCAAAGTGGCTGGTACTCGTGACGGTGTTACTGCACTGCAGATGGACATCAAAATTGAAGGTATCACCAAAGAGATCATGGAGATCGCTTTGCAGCAGGCCTATGGCGCTCGTGTGCACATTCTGAATGTTATGGATCAGGCGATTAATAAAGCTCGTCCAGATATTTCTGATCATGCGCCACGTATCACTACCATCAAGATCAACCCAGAGAAAATCCGTGAAGTTATCGGTAAAGGCGGCGCCACTATTCGTGCACTGACTGAAGAAACCGGTACCACCATTGAACTGGAAGATGACGGTACTGTTAAGATCGCCTCTACTAACGCTGACGCCACTAAAGAAGCTATCCGTCGTATTGAAGAGATCACCTCTGAAGTGGAAGTCGGTCGTATCTACAAGGGTAAAGTTATTCGCATCGTTGATTTCGGTGCCTTTGTAAACATCCTGCCTGGTAAAGATGGTCTGGTACACATTTCGCAAATCGCTGAAGAGCGCGTAGCGAATGTTTCTGATTATCTGCAATTGAATCAGGAAGTCACTGTCAAAGTGATGGAAGTAGATCGTCAGGGTCGTGTACGTCTGTCTATCAAAGAAGCACAGCAAGCTGCTGCCGCTGATTCTGCTGAATAA
- a CDS encoding IS3 family transposase (programmed frameshift), whose translation MATSTNSSRKRTQRDYTLAFKLGIVERVEKGEMTYKQAQKRFGIQGKTTVLVWLRKHGRLDWSKPFQHPLMPHSKETPAQTIKRLERELAEEKLRNQILNGMVDIMDNEYGAGLRKKLLIRYVWQAKAKSEINLAAACRAVGISRQGVYQAVARMNSRRTELSVIKDSVQYWRKYMPRLGTRKLYTLIKPMLIEQDIKLGRDGFFTYLRNEGLLVKPKRSYTKTTFSKHWMKKHPNLLKADGLHDAEHVLVSDITYLESDQGVHYLSLVTDAVSRKIVGHHLSTDMKADSVVKALKMAVRDKRYIANAVHHSDRGAQYCAAVYQDELIANHIQPSMTDGYDCYQNALAERVNGILKQEFFLYRCKTLEELKILVRESIAIYNEMRPHLSLDMATPNQVHNRKGQLRELA comes from the exons ATGGCGACATCAACTAACTCAAGCCGTAAGCGCACGCAACGTGATTACACCTTAGCCTTTAAATTAGGTATCGTAGAGCGTGTCGAAAAAGGCGAGATGACGTACAAACAAGCCCAGAAGCGCTTTGGCATTCAGGGCAAGACAACCGTACTCGTTTGGCTCAGAAAGCATGGTAGACTCGATTGGTCGAAACCTTTTCAGCATCCCCTTATGCCACATTCAAAAGAAACCCCAGCACAAACTATCAAACGCCTTGAGCGTGAGTTAGCCGAAGAGAAACTGCGTAACCAAATCCTCAATGGTATGGTCGATATCATGGATAATGAATACGGAGCTGGTTTAAGAAAAAAGT TACTTATCCGGTATGTCTGGCAAGCCAAAGCCAAAAGCGAAATAAACCTGGCAGCCGCATGTCGTGCTGTCGGTATTTCAAGGCAAGGTGTTTACCAGGCAGTTGCCCGGATGAATAGTCGGAGAACGGAATTATCGGTCATCAAAGACTCCGTACAATACTGGCGTAAATATATGCCGCGATTGGGCACACGCAAGCTCTACACATTGATAAAACCTATGCTGATTGAACAGGATATCAAACTCGGACGGGATGGATTCTTTACCTATTTGAGAAATGAGGGCTTGCTGGTTAAACCCAAGAGAAGTTACACCAAAACGACGTTTAGCAAGCACTGGATGAAGAAGCATCCTAACCTGCTGAAAGCAGACGGGCTGCATGATGCAGAGCATGTACTGGTCAGCGATATCACCTATCTTGAGTCAGACCAAGGCGTGCACTATTTGTCACTGGTTACCGATGCCGTATCACGCAAGATAGTCGGTCATCACTTGAGTACAGACATGAAAGCAGACAGCGTGGTGAAAGCGCTGAAAATGGCGGTTAGGGATAAGCGCTATATCGCTAATGCAGTGCATCACTCAGACCGGGGAGCGCAATATTGCGCAGCCGTTTATCAGGATGAACTGATAGCGAACCATATTCAGCCGTCAATGACAGACGGTTATGATTGCTATCAAAATGCACTAGCGGAAAGAGTCAATGGCATACTGAAGCAAGAGTTTTTCCTGTATCGATGTAAAACGCTGGAAGAGCTGAAGATACTTGTTCGAGAATCGATAGCGATATATAACGAAATGAGACCGCACCTGAGTTTAGATATGGCAACACCCAATCAGGTGCACAATAGAAAAGGCCAGCTACGGGAGCTGGCCTAA
- the nlpI gene encoding lipoprotein NlpI produces the protein MKFNLRAAVFCIVAVGSLMNGGCATTSAADNQGQLLVAPLLPDYKMEIALAKLNEIISNAKLTQEQLARFHYDRGVIYDRLGLRIMARIDFHEALKLQPDLADAYNFIGIYYTQEGEFDSAYEAFDSALELAPDYDYAYLNRGLALYYGDRPKLAVDDMTAFLQKDPTDGYRALWLYLAQYQVDPKQALASLQLNRSKLHDEAWSTVLVDYVLGKASDKQVFALAKRGLKGPSEYAERLCEAYFYLAKVAEEQQQNDKAANYLRLALATNIYDFVEHRYARVELALLANKMDSQKDTSK, from the coding sequence ATGAAATTTAATTTGCGGGCTGCCGTATTCTGTATTGTGGCTGTTGGCAGTCTCATGAACGGTGGTTGTGCTACAACTTCAGCAGCGGATAACCAGGGACAGTTGCTCGTGGCGCCGTTATTACCCGATTACAAAATGGAAATAGCACTGGCTAAACTGAATGAGATTATTTCCAATGCCAAACTCACTCAGGAACAGCTGGCGCGCTTTCATTACGATCGCGGCGTGATTTACGATCGGTTGGGGCTGCGCATCATGGCGCGAATTGATTTTCATGAAGCATTGAAACTGCAACCTGATCTGGCCGACGCTTATAACTTTATTGGGATTTATTACACCCAGGAAGGCGAGTTTGATTCGGCTTATGAGGCCTTTGATTCCGCGTTAGAACTCGCGCCTGACTACGATTATGCCTATCTTAACCGCGGCCTGGCACTGTATTACGGTGACCGACCTAAGCTGGCCGTGGATGATATGACTGCATTTTTGCAAAAAGATCCCACCGATGGTTATCGGGCATTATGGCTTTATTTGGCTCAATACCAGGTTGATCCCAAGCAGGCGCTGGCGTCACTACAGCTCAATCGCAGTAAATTGCACGACGAGGCCTGGTCCACCGTGTTAGTGGATTATGTGTTGGGTAAAGCTTCTGATAAACAAGTCTTTGCGTTGGCCAAACGTGGACTGAAAGGGCCTTCTGAATATGCTGAGCGGTTGTGTGAAGCTTATTTTTATCTGGCAAAAGTGGCCGAAGAACAGCAACAGAATGACAAAGCCGCCAACTATCTGCGCTTAGCGCTGGCAACCAATATCTATGATTTTGTCGAACACCGTTACGCCCGGGTTGAGTTGGCATTGTTGGCAAATAAGATGGACAGCCAAAAAGATACGTCTAAGTAA
- the prfC gene encoding peptide chain release factor 3 has protein sequence MSNKLIQQEVGKRRTFAIISHPDAGKTTITEKVLLHGHLIQQAGTVKGRGSGQHAKSDWMEMEKERGISVTTSVMQFPYNDCLVNLLDTPGHEDFSEDTYRTLTAVDSCLMVIDAAKGVEDRTRKLMEVTRLRDTPIITFMNKLDRDIRDPMELLDEVENELNIMCAPISWPIGCGKSFKGVYHLHRDETILYQSGHGHMIQEVRIIKGLDNPELDTAVGSDLAQQLREELELLLGASNEFDEELFLSGELTPVFFGTALGNFGVDHMLDGLTQWAPAPKPRQSSERMVVATEDNFSGFVFKIQANMDPKHRDRIAFLRVVSGQYTQGMKMKHVRIGKTVSISDAVTFMAGDRERAEEAFAGDIIGLHNHGTIQIGDTFTQGEDLKFTGIPNFAPEMFRRIRLKDPLKQKQLLKGLVQLSEEGAVQVFRPLDNNDLIVGAVGVLQFEVVVARLKSEYNVEAIYEAVNVATARWVYCNDAKKLDEFQRKCSLNLALDGGDNLTYIAPTMVNLNLSMERYPDIEFAKTREH, from the coding sequence ATGTCGAATAAGCTTATCCAGCAGGAAGTCGGTAAACGCCGCACTTTCGCCATTATTTCGCACCCCGACGCCGGTAAAACCACCATTACCGAAAAGGTGTTGCTGCACGGACATCTGATCCAACAGGCGGGCACCGTAAAAGGTCGCGGCTCAGGTCAGCATGCTAAATCTGACTGGATGGAGATGGAAAAAGAACGTGGGATCTCGGTGACGACCTCGGTAATGCAGTTCCCTTATAACGACTGTTTGGTGAACCTGCTGGATACTCCTGGGCATGAAGACTTCTCTGAAGATACCTATCGTACATTGACCGCAGTTGATTCCTGTTTGATGGTCATCGATGCCGCTAAAGGTGTGGAAGACCGTACCCGTAAGTTGATGGAAGTGACCCGCTTGCGCGATACGCCAATCATAACCTTCATGAACAAACTCGACCGTGATATTCGTGACCCGATGGAGCTGCTTGATGAAGTAGAGAACGAGCTCAATATCATGTGTGCACCGATCAGTTGGCCGATTGGTTGCGGCAAGTCGTTTAAAGGTGTTTATCACCTGCATCGTGATGAAACCATTCTGTATCAGAGTGGCCATGGCCATATGATCCAGGAAGTACGCATCATTAAAGGTCTGGATAACCCAGAACTGGATACGGCTGTCGGCAGCGACTTAGCACAGCAGCTGCGTGAAGAACTGGAACTCCTGCTGGGTGCATCTAATGAGTTTGATGAAGAGTTGTTCCTCAGTGGTGAGCTGACACCGGTATTTTTCGGGACTGCGTTGGGTAACTTCGGGGTAGATCATATGTTGGATGGTTTGACCCAGTGGGCTCCTGCCCCTAAACCACGTCAAAGCAGCGAACGTATGGTGGTAGCTACCGAAGACAACTTTTCAGGTTTCGTTTTTAAAATTCAGGCCAATATGGATCCTAAGCATCGCGACCGTATCGCGTTCTTGCGGGTGGTCTCCGGACAATACACGCAAGGGATGAAGATGAAGCACGTGCGCATTGGCAAAACCGTGAGTATCTCTGATGCGGTAACCTTTATGGCGGGTGACCGTGAGCGTGCAGAGGAAGCGTTTGCCGGTGATATTATCGGGTTACACAACCACGGGACTATTCAGATTGGCGATACCTTTACTCAGGGCGAAGATCTGAAATTTACCGGAATTCCTAATTTTGCCCCAGAAATGTTCCGTCGTATCCGCCTCAAAGATCCATTAAAGCAGAAGCAGCTGTTGAAAGGTTTAGTGCAGTTATCAGAAGAAGGTGCGGTTCAGGTTTTCCGACCACTGGATAATAACGATCTTATTGTAGGCGCGGTTGGGGTCCTGCAGTTTGAAGTGGTGGTTGCGCGGTTGAAATCAGAATACAACGTTGAAGCAATTTATGAAGCGGTAAACGTTGCCACCGCCCGCTGGGTATATTGCAACGATGCCAAGAAGCTCGATGAGTTTCAGCGTAAATGTTCGTTGAACCTGGCGTTGGATGGTGGTGACAACCTCACCTACATTGCACCAACGATGGTGAATCTCAACCTGTCGATGGAACGCTATCCCGACATTGAATTTGCTAAAACCCGAGAACACTGA
- a CDS encoding TatD family hydrolase: MLASSVDMLMLTDSHAHFDAPEFDADREQLFLEMRQSGISGALIPGISPANWARQRQIAIEYQCDYALGIHPWYCPPDIPAAVALLEQQLQQHLSDPLLVAIGECGLDKPRAQLADDDARRVDWAQQVALLTPQLALAQKYQMPVVLHAVRCHHEMQAILQQFPNCHGVIHGFSGSYEVALKYWQMGFRLGIGGLLLDSSAKKLRSAVKRLPLTALLAETDAPSMTPVTAKDRRNTPLTLLPVVAEIAILQGTSNVLVSEQLENNFVQLFERKTELREHP; this comes from the coding sequence ATGCTAGCTAGCAGCGTGGATATGCTGATGCTGACTGATTCGCATGCACATTTTGATGCCCCAGAATTCGACGCCGACCGGGAACAGCTGTTTCTGGAGATGCGGCAGTCTGGCATTTCAGGTGCGTTAATTCCGGGAATATCACCGGCCAATTGGGCGCGGCAACGGCAGATAGCGATTGAGTATCAATGTGATTATGCCCTGGGGATCCATCCTTGGTATTGTCCTCCAGACATTCCGGCTGCGGTGGCTTTGTTGGAACAGCAACTGCAGCAGCATCTGAGCGATCCGTTATTAGTTGCGATTGGGGAATGTGGCTTGGACAAGCCCCGGGCGCAGCTTGCTGATGACGATGCTCGTCGCGTGGACTGGGCACAACAGGTTGCTTTATTAACGCCGCAGCTGGCATTGGCGCAAAAATATCAGATGCCAGTAGTGTTGCATGCCGTGCGTTGTCATCACGAGATGCAGGCGATATTACAGCAGTTTCCCAATTGTCATGGTGTCATTCATGGCTTTAGCGGTAGTTATGAAGTGGCGCTGAAATACTGGCAGATGGGGTTTCGACTAGGGATTGGTGGCTTGTTGCTCGACTCCTCCGCCAAAAAATTACGCAGTGCGGTTAAACGCTTGCCATTGACGGCACTCCTGGCGGAAACTGACGCCCCGTCAATGACACCGGTAACGGCCAAAGACCGGCGTAATACCCCATTGACCCTCTTACCTGTCGTGGCCGAGATAGCAATCTTGCAAGGAACTTCCAATGTTCTGGTATCAGAACAGCTGGAAAACAATTTTGTTCAACTGTTTGAGCGTAAAACGGAATTAAGGGAACACCCGTGA
- a CDS encoding NupC/NupG family nucleoside CNT transporter yields MSIVMSLVGVLVLLFVGFLFSNNKKAINLRTVGGAFLIQAAFGGFVLYVPVGKDILKGVSDAVYSVIDKANDGIRFLFGDLANFKVGFIFVIHVLPVIVFFSSLIAVLYHLGIMQWVIRLLGGALQKALGTSRTESMSATANIFVGQTEAPLVVRPFIPTMTQSELFAIMVGGMASIAGSVMAGYAQMGVPMEYLVAASFMAAPGGLLMAKLMHPETEAPHDDIVTLPDEQDKPANVLDAAASGASAGMQLALNVGAMLLAFIGLIALINSIIGGIGGWFGYGNAALATAFEALKHAAAATPELQATFNTSVQALAEQAHVAVNALVITDIDRQLVIDQFSKLQQPQLVAAAKSVVDAASARISLEIILGYIFMPLAWLIGVPWKEAMLAGSFIGQKIVVNEFVAYSNFAPYLKDLAEGGKLVAETGMAMTDKTKAIVSFALCGFANLSSIAILLGGLGGMAPNRRHELAKLGMRAVVAGSLANLMSATLAGLFISLS; encoded by the coding sequence ATGAGTATCGTCATGAGTTTAGTGGGAGTACTTGTCCTGCTGTTTGTTGGGTTTCTGTTTTCCAACAACAAAAAAGCCATTAATCTGCGTACGGTTGGCGGCGCCTTCCTGATCCAGGCCGCTTTCGGCGGCTTCGTGCTATACGTCCCGGTGGGTAAAGATATCCTCAAGGGGGTGTCTGATGCAGTTTACAGCGTCATTGACAAAGCCAACGACGGTATTCGTTTTCTGTTCGGTGACTTAGCCAATTTCAAAGTCGGTTTTATCTTCGTCATTCACGTGTTGCCGGTTATCGTCTTTTTCTCCTCTTTGATTGCGGTGTTATATCACCTAGGCATTATGCAGTGGGTTATCCGCTTATTGGGTGGCGCACTGCAAAAAGCCCTCGGCACCAGCCGCACCGAATCCATGTCAGCAACTGCCAATATCTTCGTTGGGCAGACTGAAGCGCCCCTGGTCGTGCGGCCATTCATTCCAACCATGACCCAGTCAGAACTGTTTGCCATTATGGTAGGTGGCATGGCGTCTATTGCGGGTTCAGTAATGGCGGGCTATGCCCAAATGGGTGTACCAATGGAATATCTGGTTGCGGCATCATTTATGGCCGCCCCAGGCGGTTTGCTGATGGCCAAACTAATGCATCCGGAAACCGAAGCGCCTCATGATGACATCGTAACGCTGCCAGACGAGCAAGATAAACCTGCCAACGTGTTGGATGCTGCCGCGAGTGGCGCTTCGGCGGGGATGCAGTTGGCACTTAACGTCGGTGCGATGTTGCTGGCATTTATTGGGCTTATCGCCTTAATCAACAGCATTATCGGTGGTATTGGTGGTTGGTTTGGTTATGGCAATGCGGCGTTAGCAACCGCCTTTGAAGCATTAAAACACGCCGCCGCAGCCACCCCAGAATTACAGGCAACGTTTAATACCAGCGTGCAGGCGTTAGCAGAACAAGCGCATGTAGCAGTCAATGCGTTGGTGATCACCGATATCGACCGGCAGCTGGTCATCGATCAGTTCAGTAAATTGCAGCAGCCACAGTTAGTCGCCGCGGCAAAATCCGTTGTGGATGCCGCCTCTGCACGCATATCGCTGGAAATTATTCTGGGTTACATCTTTATGCCACTGGCCTGGTTGATTGGGGTACCGTGGAAAGAGGCGATGCTTGCAGGCTCGTTTATCGGCCAAAAAATTGTTGTGAATGAATTTGTGGCTTACTCCAACTTTGCCCCCTATCTGAAAGATTTGGCTGAAGGTGGCAAGCTGGTGGCGGAAACGGGGATGGCGATGACAGATAAGACCAAAGCCATCGTGTCTTTTGCGTTGTGTGGCTTTGCCAACTTATCCTCTATTGCCATCCTGCTGGGCGGCCTTGGTGGCATGGCACCGAATCGTCGTCATGAACTTGCCAAGTTGGGCATGCGCGCGGTGGTTGCCGGCTCTCTCGCTAACCTGATGAGCGCCACCCTCGCTGGGCTATTTATCTCGCTGTCCTAA
- the deoC gene encoding deoxyribose-phosphate aldolase, producing MTDLKQAARQAIRLMDLTTLNDDDTDEKVIALCHKAKTPAGNTAAVCVYPRFVPIARKTLNSIGASDVKVATVTNFPHGNDDVNIALLETKAAVAYGADEVDVVFPYRALMTGNESIGYELVQACKQACGDKALLKVIIETGELKDPALIRKASEIAIDAGADFIKTSTGKVPVNATIEAAEIMLAVISEKNPKVGFKPAGGVRDAAQAAEFLGVAERILGADWISARTFRFGASSLLANLLHTLELGQATGEIKGY from the coding sequence ATGACTGATTTGAAACAGGCGGCCCGTCAGGCGATTCGACTGATGGATCTCACCACGCTAAATGACGATGACACCGATGAGAAAGTGATTGCGTTGTGCCATAAAGCTAAGACCCCGGCAGGCAATACCGCCGCAGTATGTGTTTATCCACGCTTTGTTCCCATTGCGCGTAAAACACTCAATAGCATTGGTGCCAGTGATGTCAAAGTGGCTACTGTAACCAATTTCCCCCATGGCAATGATGATGTGAATATTGCCTTGTTAGAAACCAAAGCTGCAGTGGCTTATGGCGCGGATGAGGTGGATGTGGTGTTTCCATATCGGGCGTTGATGACCGGCAATGAGTCTATCGGTTATGAGTTGGTGCAAGCCTGTAAGCAGGCTTGTGGTGATAAAGCCTTGCTGAAAGTCATCATTGAAACCGGTGAATTGAAAGATCCTGCATTGATCCGTAAAGCATCAGAAATTGCGATTGACGCAGGGGCTGACTTTATCAAGACCTCAACCGGTAAAGTGCCAGTCAATGCTACCATTGAGGCTGCTGAGATCATGCTGGCAGTCATCAGTGAGAAAAATCCCAAGGTAGGTTTTAAGCCCGCTGGCGGTGTGCGGGATGCGGCGCAGGCGGCAGAATTTCTCGGTGTGGCGGAGCGTATTCTGGGGGCTGATTGGATTAGCGCCAGGACTTTCCGTTTCGGCGCTTCCAGCCTGCTGGCTAATCTGCTGCATACGCTGGAGCTGGGTCAGGCCACTGGCGAAATCAAAGGTTACTGA
- the deoA gene encoding thymidine phosphorylase, which translates to MYLAQEIIRKKRNGQVLTAPEICFFVKGITDNSISEGQIAALGMAVYFNGMNMDERVALTLAMRDSGRVMNWDSLHLSGPVLDKHSTGGVGDCTSLMLGPIIAACGGYVPMISGRGLGHTGGTLDKLDAIPGYQTAPDSQRFRNTVQQVGVAIIGQTGDLVPADKRFYAIRDNTATVESIALITASILSKKLACNLDALVMDVKVGSGAFMPSMAESQALAASIVSVANDAGTRTSALLTDMNQVLASSAGNALEVAEAVRFLTGEQRNPRLFAVTMALCRELLLLGGLAENEVDAQKQLQQVLDNGLAAERFGKMVAALDGPHDFIERYQAYLPLATVIKPVYASRAGVVQSMDTRQLGMAVVALGGGRCQPGDALDYSVGLSDICTLGQRLERQQPLALLHARNEAEWQQAANIVRAAIQLGEVETDRQQEIYGCIRAADIAVESK; encoded by the coding sequence ATGTATTTGGCACAGGAAATCATCCGCAAAAAACGTAATGGTCAGGTGTTAACTGCGCCTGAGATCTGCTTTTTCGTCAAGGGCATCACAGATAACAGCATCTCCGAAGGACAGATTGCCGCGCTGGGCATGGCAGTGTATTTCAACGGTATGAATATGGATGAACGTGTGGCGCTGACACTGGCTATGCGTGATTCCGGCCGTGTGATGAACTGGGATAGCCTGCATCTCTCGGGGCCGGTGCTGGATAAACACAGCACCGGTGGTGTTGGTGACTGCACCAGCTTGATGCTCGGGCCGATAATTGCTGCCTGTGGCGGCTATGTGCCAATGATTTCTGGTCGTGGCCTCGGGCATACCGGTGGGACGCTGGATAAACTGGATGCGATTCCCGGTTATCAGACAGCGCCTGATAGTCAGCGTTTTCGCAATACGGTTCAGCAGGTTGGGGTCGCCATTATTGGTCAGACCGGCGATCTGGTGCCTGCTGACAAACGTTTTTATGCCATTCGTGATAATACTGCGACAGTAGAGTCTATTGCGTTGATTACGGCATCCATTCTTTCTAAGAAACTCGCATGCAATCTTGATGCACTGGTGATGGATGTCAAAGTGGGAAGTGGTGCCTTCATGCCCTCAATGGCCGAATCGCAAGCCCTGGCAGCATCGATTGTTAGTGTGGCAAACGATGCCGGGACTCGTACCTCAGCGTTGTTAACCGATATGAATCAAGTGTTGGCTTCCTCGGCCGGCAATGCGCTGGAAGTCGCTGAGGCGGTGCGTTTCCTTACCGGTGAACAGCGCAATCCCCGGTTGTTTGCGGTGACTATGGCGTTATGCCGCGAATTATTGCTGCTCGGTGGTTTAGCTGAAAACGAAGTCGATGCCCAAAAACAGCTGCAACAGGTACTAGATAATGGTCTCGCCGCTGAACGCTTTGGCAAAATGGTGGCGGCGCTTGATGGTCCCCACGATTTTATTGAGCGGTATCAAGCGTATTTACCGCTGGCCACAGTGATTAAACCGGTTTATGCCAGCAGAGCGGGTGTGGTGCAGTCGATGGATACCCGACAGTTGGGGATGGCGGTGGTAGCGCTCGGTGGTGGCCGTTGCCAACCGGGTGATGCGCTGGATTACAGCGTTGGCCTCAGTGACATTTGCACTTTGGGGCAACGTCTTGAGCGACAGCAGCCATTGGCGCTGCTGCATGCCCGTAATGAAGCCGAATGGCAACAAGCGGCGAATATCGTCCGTGCAGCGATACAACTGGGTGAGGTTGAAACAGACCGTCAGCAAGAGATTTATGGCTGTATCCGTGCAGCGGATATTGCCGTGGAGAGTAAATGA